The DNA region TTCTTCTGTGTGTCTGTCATTTTAAAACACCTTATTCCTTTTTGATAAGAAGGTCGCTAAATAGTCAGGGTGCCATCAAGAGAGAACGCTTCCAGTTTGTGCAGCCATGGTTCGATATCGCCAATCTGACTGGAAATCCACTCTTCGTCATAACAGGTGTCAAGGTAGCGCTCACCACTGTCACAGATCAGCGTTACCAGGGAGCCGGTTTCACCGCGAGCCTTCATTTCACTGGCGATCAGCAAGGCGCCAAACAGGTTGGTTCCTGTACTTGGACCTACTTTTCGTCCCAGTAGCTTTTCAAGCCAGTGGATTGTTGCGATAGAGGCGGCATCAGGAATGTGGCGCATTTCGTCAACAACGCCGGGAATAAATGAAGGCTCGACTCTTGGACGACCAATGCCTTCTATGCGGGAGCCGAAATCACTGGTCAGACTTTCATTACCGGTTTTGTAGTATTCAAGGAATACAGAGTTGTCCGGATCCACAACGCACAGTCGGGTGCTCAACTGCTGGTAACGAATGTAACGACCGATAGTGGCAGAGGTTCCGCCGGTTCCCGGGCTCATTACCACGTATTTTGGTTCAGGGTGTTGCTCTTTTTCCATCTGACCAAACATTGAATTGGCAATGTTATTGTTACCGCGCCAGTCTGTAGCACGTTCCGCGTAGGTGAACTGGTCCATGTAGTGACCATTAAGCTCTTTTGCCAGGCGACGGGACTCTGCGTAAATCTGACTTGAGTGGTCAACCAGGTGGCAACGTCCACCGTAAAATTCGATCTGTCGGATTTTTTTGCTGGCTGTGCTTTTGGGA from Endozoicomonas sp. NE40 includes:
- a CDS encoding PLP-dependent cysteine synthase family protein; translated protein: MTTENNHLWINEAVQKIEADFQRSADTHLIKLDLPSVPGVDLYLKDESTHPTGSLKHRLARSLFLYALCNGWIKEGTPVIESSSGSTAISEAYFAKLLGLPFIAVVPKSTASKKIRQIEFYGGRCHLVDHSSQIYAESRRLAKELNGHYMDQFTYAERATDWRGNNNIANSMFGQMEKEQHPEPKYVVMSPGTGGTSATIGRYIRYQQLSTRLCVVDPDNSVFLEYYKTGNESLTSDFGSRIEGIGRPRVEPSFIPGVVDEMRHIPDAASIATIHWLEKLLGRKVGPSTGTNLFGALLIASEMKARGETGSLVTLICDSGERYLDTCYDEEWISSQIGDIEPWLHKLEAFSLDGTLTI